The following DNA comes from Nakamurella alba.
ACGTGGTCATCGACGAGGCCCGGCGCGCCGGGGTCCGGCCCTGGCAGCGCACCCTGGCCGCGCCCGACCGCGAGCACGACAACGTCGCCGCCGCTCCCCGGATCGACGACCAGGTGATGGACCGGTGGATCGTCGAGGAGGCGCTGCGCCGGATCAGCCCGGAGCACCGCACCGCGGTGGTCGAGCTGCACCTCCGCGGCCGGCCGCCGACCGAGGTGGCCGCAGAACAAGGGGTCCCGCCCGGGACGCTCCGGAGCAGGTTGTTCTACGGGTTGAAGGCGCTGAGGGTGGCCATGGACGAGATGGGCGTGGAGCTGTGAACGATTCCTCGCACCGCGAGCTGCGTGAACTGCTCGCCTGGTACGCGACCGGCCGGGCCGACGCCGTCGAGACGGCTGCGGTGGAAGCGCATCTCGACGGCTGCCCGGAGTGCCGGGCCGAGCTGGCCGAGCTCCGCGGCACCGTGCGTGCCCTCGACCTCGTCGATGTCAACCGGATCGAGGCGCTACCGGCCCCGCCACCGGAGCTGCGCGAGTCGGTGCTGGAACTCGGCCGGGAGACGTCGTCACCGCGCCGGTCACGGACGCCGCTGCTGCTGGCCGCGGCGGTGGCGGTGCTGCTGGTCGGCGGCGTGCTGGGCTGGGTACTGCGGCCGCAGCCGGAGGTGGTGGCCGGTCCGCCGACCGAGCCGGTCGCGGTCCAGGTCGACCAGGCGTCGCTGAACGCCTCCGCCGAGCTGATCAACCACACCTGGGGCGTGGAGATCCAGCTGACGGCGACCGGTTTCGTGCCGGGGGAGGCCTACCGGGTGCGCATCGTCACCACCGACGGCGACCGGTCCCCGGCCGGCGAGTTCGTCGGGACCGGGTCGAACTCGATGGAGTGCAACCTGAACTCGGCGGTGCTGCGGCCGGATGCGGCCGGTTTCGAGGTGCTCTCGGCCGAGGGTGCCGTGGTGCTCACCTCGACCTTCTGACCGTGCCTGTTGTATGAAAGACCGAGCGGTACAGCATTTCTCACGAAAGTTGAGGAACATCTGAACATCCGGGCGCGGCGCCCGTATCCACTGGTGACAACCGTTCGCCAGCAGGAGGAGTGCAGATGTCCACGAAGCGAGTGACCCGGCTCGGAGCAGCAGCGGCGATGGTCGCGGCCGGTGCGTTGCTGTTCGGGCCGGTCGGCAGCGCCGCCGCGGCCGACGAGGAGGTGGCCGCGCCGGCCACCTTCACCTCGGCCTTCACCGCGATGGCCACCCCCGACATGGTCGTGAACGCCGACAACGTGCCCACCCCGGGCACTGCCGGCGCGATGGGGACCTTCAACTATCGGATCAACAGCGATCTCGAGATCGTCTGCTACGACATCACCGTCACCGGTATCACGACGCCGTACCAGAGCCCGGCCCGGACGGCGACGCACATCCACCAGGGCAACGCCGGCTCGGCCGGCCCGCCGCGGCTGGCGTTCCCGAACCCGGTCGAGCAGGCCGACGGCTCGTTCCGCAGCGAGGGCTGCATGCAGGCGCCGTTCACCACCGGCGTCAAGGACGCGGCGACCGGCGCCGACACCGGTGACGGCTTCAGCCTGAAGCAGATCGAGGCGGATCCGGCCGCGTTCTTCACCGACACCCACACGGCCGCCAACCCGGCCGGCGCGGTCCGCGGCCAGTTGGTCGCGGTGCCGGTGGGCGGCGTCGAGACCGGCGCCGGTGGCACGGCTGTCGCCGATGCCGCGGTCGACGAGAGCGGCTTCCCGGCGCTCCCGCTGGCCGGTGGCCTGGCGCTGATGGCCGGTGTCGCCGTGCTGGTCCGCCGACAGGCCGTCGCCGGCAAGTGACCCTGCGCCGCACCGACGTGCCGCCCCGACGGACCGGCCCCCGCCGGCCCGTCGGGGCGGTGCTGCTCGTCGCCGCCCTCCTGACGCTCGCGGGGTGCGCCGGGACGGCCGACACTGCAGCGACCGCAGTGACCACCGGCACCACGTTCACAGCAACAACACCCGAGGCGACGACATCCTCGACCATCACGCGGTCCCCGAGCCCGTCGTCCGCTCCCAAGCCCTCCCCGACGCCGATCCCGACCCCGACCACCCCGACGCCAACGCCCACCACCCCCACGTCCCAGCCCGGGATCCCGGTGTCCGTGTCCGTCCCGTCCATCGGGATCGACGAGCAGCTCATCGATCTCGGGATCGCGGCGGACGGCACGGCGCAGACACCGGAGGACTACTCGCGGGCGGGCTGGTTCGCCACCGGCGGCCGGCCGGGGCAGTTCG
Coding sequences within:
- a CDS encoding anti-sigma factor family protein, whose protein sequence is MNDSSHRELRELLAWYATGRADAVETAAVEAHLDGCPECRAELAELRGTVRALDLVDVNRIEALPAPPPELRESVLELGRETSSPRRSRTPLLLAAAVAVLLVGGVLGWVLRPQPEVVAGPPTEPVAVQVDQASLNASAELINHTWGVEIQLTATGFVPGEAYRVRIVTTDGDRSPAGEFVGTGSNSMECNLNSAVLRPDAAGFEVLSAEGAVVLTSTF
- a CDS encoding CHRD domain-containing protein, with product MSTKRVTRLGAAAAMVAAGALLFGPVGSAAAADEEVAAPATFTSAFTAMATPDMVVNADNVPTPGTAGAMGTFNYRINSDLEIVCYDITVTGITTPYQSPARTATHIHQGNAGSAGPPRLAFPNPVEQADGSFRSEGCMQAPFTTGVKDAATGADTGDGFSLKQIEADPAAFFTDTHTAANPAGAVRGQLVAVPVGGVETGAGGTAVADAAVDESGFPALPLAGGLALMAGVAVLVRRQAVAGK
- a CDS encoding sigma-70 family RNA polymerase sigma factor; amino-acid sequence: MLRRVGGTSDGPRLEDESDLRVAYDAHGPELYRFALRQLGDEGGAQDVVQEVFLRAWRSSSSFDPELASLRVWLFAIARNVVIDEARRAGVRPWQRTLAAPDREHDNVAAAPRIDDQVMDRWIVEEALRRISPEHRTAVVELHLRGRPPTEVAAEQGVPPGTLRSRLFYGLKALRVAMDEMGVEL